Part of the Polaribacter sp. Hel1_33_78 genome is shown below.
CTTTTTTAAATGTCTAAATCAAAACTTTGTTCTTATTAGTGTCCACTGATAACGGAAAGCCCATTTCCATGAAATTTGTGGTTTTATACTTAATTGTTCAGAAATTTTAACCAAATCTTTTCGCTTAAATCCTCTTAAAACAGAAGTTAAACCATCTTCAATAATCATTTTATTTTTAATAAAAAGGGATAATATCATAAATAAATAATATGCTAATTTATGTCTGTGTAAATCGTTAACTACAATTCCTATTTTCGTTTGTTTTAATGTGTTTCCCAAAAAAGAAACCAGCTCCTCTTCTTTAAAATGATGAAGAAATAGTGTTGCTAAAACAACATCAAATTTCCTTTTTTTAAATTCCATAGAAAAAATATCTTCGGTTGTAAAGCTTAATTCATGAAATTCGGTCGATAATTCATCTGCATATTCTATCGCAGTTGGGTTTGCATCGATTCCTAACAACTTCATATTGTAACCATTTTTTCTGCCAAACTTAGCTACGTCTCGCAAAATATCTCCATGACCACAACCAATATCTACAATCTTTAACTCCTGTTCTTTTGGATGGTTTTTTAAAATTTTCTTCAATGAATTTAAGGTTACTAGATTACCGCCTAACCAACGGTTTATATTTTCTAATTTATCTAATGTATCTCTTAACAAATCTCCACCGATAGAAAAATCATCCATTAACTCCTCTTTGTCTGTTCTGTATTTTGTATTTATAAAGAAATCCATTAAATTTTCATTAATTTTCCGTGTGTCTGTTTTATAATTATTGGCAACAAAAAAGGTAATTTCTTTAAAACTTGTAGCAAAACAGCTGCAATCTTATCTTTTCTAAACAACATTGCAATAAAATGACCTGTTTTTAAACGAAAACTAAATTTTCTGTTCCAGTCTCTAATATATTGCTTTTCAAGTTCATTTCTCGAATTCAACTCCCCATTAAAGTAATTTAGAATCAATTTAGACGCCATTTGCGCAGATTGAATTGCCATGCTCATTCCGTTTCCACACAAAGGGTGAATCATTCCTGCAGAATCACCA
Proteins encoded:
- a CDS encoding methyltransferase domain-containing protein, which encodes MDFFINTKYRTDKEELMDDFSIGGDLLRDTLDKLENINRWLGGNLVTLNSLKKILKNHPKEQELKIVDIGCGHGDILRDVAKFGRKNGYNMKLLGIDANPTAIEYADELSTEFHELSFTTEDIFSMEFKKRKFDVVLATLFLHHFKEEELVSFLGNTLKQTKIGIVVNDLHRHKLAYYLFMILSLFIKNKMIIEDGLTSVLRGFKRKDLVKISEQLSIKPQISWKWAFRYQWTLIRTKF